From a region of the Corallococcus coralloides DSM 2259 genome:
- a CDS encoding TolC family protein: MRSLPLTLSLCVLPVVAGAQAAQPAAPATTQPAPATTAQDPAKSVTPPAVQQSLTMSAAEGRVITLADAEAAARQYQPSLRSAQASTDAAYARVDQSFSSFLPQVSANAGYTLGTSNRAVIQNVPGSDTGVVSNSTRRFSGSIAANQLIYDFGKTSGRYNASKENAGAQEDSQEQVLQDALRNVRTAYFNVLTQKALLGVARETLQSEEARLNQVNASVQVGSRPEIDLLQQRTAKANAQVALIRAQNAYATAKAQLNQTMGVETATDYTVQDVTVAAIAGEDEVLDALVKRALEARPDVAARERQILAQESQVKVTKAGHLPSLSATGNLSDVGANPFNGATLSAQGGIQLSWALFQGGLVNAQTREANANLRDLQAQKDALRQQVRLQVEQARLNVVATREALTAADEAQVNARERLRLAEGRYRAGVGNIIEVSDAQVAFTNAAAQQVQATYDLATSRAELARALGTVELTTLASG, encoded by the coding sequence ATGCGGTCGCTTCCGTTGACGCTTTCGTTGTGCGTCCTGCCCGTCGTCGCGGGGGCCCAGGCGGCCCAGCCCGCCGCCCCGGCCACGACGCAGCCGGCCCCGGCCACCACGGCCCAGGACCCGGCGAAGTCCGTGACGCCTCCGGCCGTGCAGCAGTCCCTGACGATGTCCGCCGCCGAGGGGCGTGTCATCACCCTGGCGGACGCGGAGGCCGCGGCGCGCCAGTACCAGCCGTCGCTGCGCTCCGCGCAGGCGAGCACCGACGCGGCGTACGCCCGGGTGGATCAGTCCTTCTCCAGCTTCCTGCCGCAGGTGAGCGCCAACGCTGGCTACACGCTGGGCACCAGCAACCGGGCCGTCATCCAGAACGTGCCGGGCAGCGACACCGGCGTGGTGTCCAACTCCACGCGGCGCTTCAGCGGCAGCATCGCCGCCAACCAGCTCATCTACGACTTCGGCAAGACGTCGGGCCGCTACAACGCGTCGAAGGAGAACGCGGGCGCGCAGGAGGACTCGCAGGAGCAGGTGCTCCAGGATGCGCTGCGCAATGTGCGCACGGCGTACTTCAACGTCCTCACGCAGAAGGCCCTGCTGGGCGTGGCGCGCGAGACGCTCCAGAGCGAGGAGGCCCGGCTCAACCAGGTGAACGCGTCCGTGCAGGTGGGCTCGCGGCCGGAGATTGATTTGCTCCAGCAGCGCACCGCGAAGGCCAACGCGCAGGTGGCGCTCATCCGCGCGCAGAACGCGTACGCCACCGCGAAGGCGCAGCTCAACCAGACCATGGGCGTGGAGACGGCCACCGACTACACCGTGCAGGACGTGACGGTGGCGGCCATCGCGGGCGAGGACGAGGTGCTGGACGCGCTGGTGAAGCGCGCGCTGGAGGCCCGCCCCGACGTCGCCGCGCGCGAGCGGCAGATCCTGGCGCAGGAGTCCCAGGTGAAGGTGACCAAGGCCGGCCACCTGCCCTCCTTGAGCGCCACGGGCAACCTGTCCGACGTGGGGGCGAACCCGTTCAACGGCGCCACGCTGAGCGCGCAGGGCGGCATCCAGCTGAGCTGGGCGCTGTTCCAGGGCGGGCTCGTCAACGCGCAGACGCGCGAGGCCAACGCCAACCTGCGCGACCTCCAGGCGCAGAAGGACGCGCTCCGGCAGCAGGTGCGGCTGCAGGTGGAGCAGGCCCGGCTCAACGTGGTGGCCACGCGCGAGGCGCTCACCGCCGCGGACGAGGCCCAGGTGAACGCGCGCGAGCGGCTGCGGCTGGCCGAAGGGCGCTACCGCGCTGGCGTGGGCAACATCATCGAGGTGAGCGACGCGCAGGTGGCCTTCACCAACGCCGCCGCCCAGCAGGTGCAGGCGACGTACGACCTGGCCACCTCCCGCGCGGAGCTGGCGCGCGCCCTGGGCACGGTGGAGTTGACCACCCTGGCCTCGGGGTAG
- a CDS encoding helix-turn-helix transcriptional regulator yields the protein MDKKLATTIGASARVARGRMELTQADVAERIDVATEVYGRLERGGMLPSVQTLLKLCHELHVSADELLGLAAQGAPPSRTSEAPPPTPERPEVRRLLRSVRQLDPAQVKLLGLVANALTRR from the coding sequence ATGGACAAGAAACTCGCAACCACCATCGGCGCATCGGCACGGGTCGCCCGGGGCCGCATGGAGCTTACGCAGGCCGACGTGGCCGAGCGAATCGACGTGGCCACGGAAGTGTACGGCCGCCTGGAACGCGGCGGCATGCTCCCCAGCGTCCAGACCCTGCTGAAGCTGTGCCACGAGCTGCACGTCTCCGCGGACGAGCTGCTGGGACTCGCGGCGCAGGGCGCTCCGCCGTCGCGCACGAGCGAGGCCCCGCCGCCCACGCCGGAGCGTCCGGAAGTGCGCCGGCTGTTGCGCAGCGTGCGTCAGCTGGACCCCGCCCAGGTGAAGCTGCTGGGCCTGGTGGCCAACGCGCTGACGCGGCGGTAG
- a CDS encoding response regulator transcription factor: METTPRPTPPEEATIQVLLVEDDERLARLTARYLQEHGIIVTVSASGTDALLQTSRHTFDVILLDLMLPGRDGLEVCRELRTRTDVPIIMLTARGEEADRVLGLESGADDYLPKPYSSRELLARIRAQVRRARGKVGPTSHPVHAGRLVLDPRSLSASLDGKPLSLTTYEFSLLRVLAERAGRVLSREQLLDLVKGSADEVFDRSVDVHIFRLRQKLEVDPRNPRLLKTVRGAGYMLATETEAEP, translated from the coding sequence ATGGAGACGACCCCACGCCCCACGCCCCCCGAGGAAGCCACCATCCAGGTGCTCCTCGTGGAGGACGATGAACGCCTGGCGCGGCTCACCGCCCGCTACCTCCAGGAGCACGGCATCATCGTCACCGTCTCCGCCTCCGGCACCGACGCGCTCCTCCAGACGTCCCGCCACACCTTCGACGTCATCCTCCTGGACCTCATGCTCCCCGGCCGCGACGGCCTGGAGGTCTGCCGCGAGCTGCGCACCCGCACGGACGTCCCCATCATCATGCTCACCGCGCGCGGCGAGGAGGCCGACCGCGTCCTGGGCCTGGAATCCGGCGCGGACGACTACCTGCCCAAGCCCTACTCGTCGCGTGAGCTGCTGGCCCGCATCCGCGCCCAGGTGCGCCGCGCTCGCGGCAAGGTGGGCCCCACCAGCCACCCCGTGCACGCGGGCCGCCTGGTGCTGGACCCTCGCAGCCTGAGCGCGTCCCTGGACGGCAAGCCGCTGTCCCTCACCACCTACGAGTTCAGCCTGCTGCGCGTGCTGGCCGAGCGCGCCGGCCGCGTCCTCAGCCGTGAGCAGCTGCTCGACCTGGTGAAGGGCAGCGCGGACGAGGTCTTCGACCGCTCCGTGGACGTGCACATCTTCCGCCTGCGCCAGAAGCTGGAGGTGGACCCGCGCAACCCGCGCCTGCTCAAGACGGTCCGCGGCGCCGGCTACATGCTGGCCACCGAGACCGAGGCGGAGCCGTGA
- a CDS encoding efflux RND transporter periplasmic adaptor subunit has product MKALSEMPREAPALAPVELDEDEGRKRGIPRWAWVLAILVVAGAVGFWRMRAGSQSDAVTYDTTPAAARKLTAKVTATGTVAALVTVQVGSQVSGRIQELMVDYNSQVKKGQVIARIDPQLVQAALDRAKANMTASRANLQKARVNADVAKKQAVRSRELRAQQFISQSELETAESAAANGQAEVTAAEGSVAQAQAALNEAEVNLKYTTIVSPTDGIVISRSVDVGQTVAASLQAPVLFTIAEDLRKMQVNTSIAEADVGKLQPGQKATFTVDAFPGETFEGVIRQIRNEAITVQNVVTYLAVIDVPNPDLKLKPGMTANVTIVTQQKDQALSVPNTALRYRPAPSPDAAAQAPAQQAPAGMRTVYVLRRQPEQKPQPVAVHVRTGMTDGTFTEVVEGELKTGDLVVTAANSPAGATPSSPAPSGASPLGGGGGRGMGGGRRGGF; this is encoded by the coding sequence ATGAAGGCCTTGAGCGAGATGCCGCGGGAAGCGCCGGCCCTGGCGCCGGTGGAGCTGGATGAGGACGAGGGTCGCAAGCGTGGCATTCCGCGCTGGGCCTGGGTCCTGGCAATCCTGGTGGTTGCGGGCGCGGTGGGGTTCTGGCGCATGCGCGCCGGAAGCCAGTCGGACGCCGTCACCTACGACACGACCCCCGCCGCGGCCCGGAAGCTCACGGCCAAGGTGACGGCCACCGGCACCGTGGCGGCGCTGGTGACGGTGCAGGTCGGCAGTCAGGTCTCCGGTCGCATCCAGGAGCTGATGGTCGACTACAACTCCCAGGTGAAGAAGGGGCAGGTCATCGCCCGCATCGACCCGCAGCTGGTGCAGGCCGCGCTGGACCGGGCGAAGGCGAACATGACGGCCTCGCGCGCGAACCTCCAGAAGGCGCGCGTCAACGCGGACGTGGCGAAGAAGCAGGCCGTGCGCTCGCGCGAGCTGCGCGCCCAGCAGTTCATCTCCCAGTCCGAGCTGGAGACGGCCGAGTCCGCCGCCGCCAACGGGCAGGCGGAGGTGACGGCCGCGGAGGGCTCGGTGGCCCAGGCGCAGGCCGCGCTCAACGAGGCGGAGGTGAACCTCAAGTACACGACCATCGTGTCGCCCACGGACGGCATCGTCATCTCGCGCAGCGTGGACGTGGGCCAGACGGTGGCCGCGTCCCTCCAGGCGCCCGTGCTCTTCACCATCGCGGAGGACCTGCGCAAGATGCAGGTCAACACCAGCATCGCGGAAGCGGACGTGGGCAAGCTGCAGCCCGGCCAGAAGGCCACCTTCACCGTGGACGCCTTCCCGGGGGAGACCTTCGAGGGCGTCATCCGGCAGATCCGCAACGAGGCCATCACCGTGCAGAACGTGGTGACCTACCTGGCCGTCATCGACGTGCCGAACCCGGACCTGAAGCTCAAGCCGGGCATGACGGCCAACGTGACCATCGTCACGCAGCAGAAGGACCAGGCGCTCTCCGTGCCCAATACGGCCTTGCGCTACCGCCCGGCGCCGTCGCCGGACGCGGCCGCGCAGGCTCCGGCCCAGCAGGCCCCCGCCGGCATGCGCACCGTCTATGTGCTGCGCCGCCAGCCGGAGCAGAAGCCGCAGCCCGTGGCCGTGCACGTGCGCACCGGCATGACGGACGGCACGTTCACGGAGGTCGTGGAGGGTGAATTGAAGACCGGTGATCTCGTCGTCACCGCGGCGAACTCGCCGGCGGGCGCGACGCCCTCCTCGCCGGCTCCGTCGGGCGCGAGCCCTCTCGGTGGCGGGGGCGGCCGGGGCATGGGCGGCGGGCGCCGGGGCGGATTCTAG
- a CDS encoding esterase/lipase family protein: MRSTWSLSLTAALLMAGCGAEPPAEAPQAQESIATAEAPLDADLAPYFDAIPTNFTTNYRVVGTYTPPSWSWGQIELLEGRQRFRSEYYNPRTLKLRDQDTFQSSDYPLKTYFGSLNQQLVNAFNLYYGNSCATTVGATCPTPGPTKPEARFVLLHKGRATAARTCNVNLTPTLLVHGAIQDANVWMFPNGNNGSGGTYGGAAQLTGMVQDLESKGRCVYAVTFGSFHGDNFNHAIHVANAVQRVKALHPGVARVDVVAWSKGVLAVDPWMANAATWGGFSTTRFFERLAKEQASQVPAYDDSVRVYVPLSGPHKGIDLNFRHPIHTLTIASTASNAPVGRGPMPWTYFSAFQCVTFGYSVPWFNNPYAESVCKDSGGTWPDYFRRIYLSNITGLSSTGTPVYASSLQTLNTNQGLSSSSFNFDDYNMSLFGAVNTSGKYVTAYPGQLQAAYDLRGTYPIPDRSASAWDNIDPDENRYFPWLDTKLIYNPLNPFIAAGYMASSDHRVCRTTAFDPVGSPCFAYHAYNTNQNREAYDSLMYGKYRIMDGLGMAAAMEMGGKFITRLAEHGLDSRLPSLYVLYGTAGGSQPFETDGMTSTTSALRSDGVLFEASIAAMTQLTQGWTSAKKTADAKQEGMAYDHLSMGITPAVWNKISAHFVSRD; encoded by the coding sequence ATGCGAAGCACCTGGAGTTTGTCGCTCACGGCCGCATTGCTGATGGCAGGTTGCGGGGCTGAACCGCCCGCGGAAGCACCCCAGGCGCAGGAGTCCATCGCCACGGCCGAGGCTCCGCTGGACGCGGACCTGGCCCCGTACTTCGACGCCATCCCCACCAACTTCACCACCAACTACCGCGTGGTGGGCACGTACACGCCGCCCTCGTGGTCGTGGGGCCAGATCGAGCTGCTGGAGGGCCGGCAGCGCTTCCGCTCGGAGTACTACAACCCGCGCACGCTGAAGCTGCGGGACCAGGACACGTTCCAGTCCAGCGACTACCCGCTGAAGACGTACTTCGGCTCGCTGAACCAGCAGCTGGTGAACGCGTTCAACCTCTACTACGGGAACAGCTGTGCCACGACGGTCGGGGCCACCTGTCCCACCCCTGGCCCCACCAAGCCGGAGGCGCGCTTCGTCCTCTTGCACAAGGGGCGGGCCACGGCGGCGCGCACCTGTAACGTCAATCTGACGCCGACGCTGCTGGTGCACGGCGCCATCCAGGACGCGAACGTCTGGATGTTCCCCAACGGCAACAACGGTTCGGGCGGCACCTACGGCGGCGCGGCGCAGCTGACGGGCATGGTGCAGGACCTGGAGTCGAAGGGCCGCTGTGTGTACGCGGTGACGTTCGGCTCGTTCCACGGCGACAACTTCAACCACGCCATCCACGTGGCCAACGCCGTGCAGCGCGTGAAGGCGCTGCACCCGGGCGTGGCGCGGGTGGACGTGGTGGCGTGGAGCAAGGGCGTGCTGGCGGTGGACCCCTGGATGGCGAACGCGGCCACGTGGGGCGGCTTCAGCACGACGCGCTTCTTCGAGCGTCTGGCGAAGGAGCAGGCGTCGCAGGTGCCGGCGTATGACGACTCGGTGCGCGTGTACGTGCCGCTGTCCGGCCCGCACAAGGGCATCGACCTGAACTTCCGCCACCCCATCCACACGCTGACCATCGCGAGCACGGCCTCCAACGCGCCGGTGGGCCGTGGCCCGATGCCGTGGACGTACTTCTCCGCGTTCCAGTGCGTGACGTTCGGTTACAGCGTGCCCTGGTTCAACAACCCCTACGCGGAGAGCGTGTGCAAGGATTCCGGCGGCACGTGGCCGGACTACTTCCGCCGCATCTACCTGTCGAACATCACGGGCCTGTCCAGCACGGGCACGCCGGTCTACGCGAGCTCGCTGCAGACGCTGAACACGAACCAGGGCCTGTCCTCGTCGTCATTCAACTTCGACGACTACAACATGAGCCTCTTCGGCGCGGTGAACACCAGCGGCAAGTACGTGACGGCGTACCCGGGCCAGCTGCAGGCGGCGTATGACCTGCGCGGCACGTACCCGATCCCGGACCGCAGCGCGTCCGCGTGGGACAACATCGATCCGGACGAGAACCGCTACTTCCCCTGGCTGGACACGAAGCTCATCTACAACCCGCTGAACCCGTTCATCGCGGCGGGCTACATGGCCTCCAGCGACCACCGCGTGTGCCGCACGACGGCGTTCGACCCGGTGGGCTCGCCGTGCTTCGCGTACCACGCGTACAACACGAACCAGAACCGTGAGGCGTACGACTCGCTGATGTACGGCAAGTACCGCATCATGGACGGCCTGGGCATGGCCGCGGCCATGGAGATGGGCGGCAAGTTCATCACGCGCCTGGCGGAGCACGGCCTGGATTCGCGTCTGCCGTCGCTCTACGTGCTGTACGGCACGGCGGGTGGTTCGCAGCCCTTCGAGACGGACGGCATGACGTCCACCACGTCCGCGCTGCGCAGCGACGGCGTGCTCTTCGAGGCGAGCATCGCGGCGATGACCCAGCTCACCCAGGGCTGGACGTCCGCGAAGAAGACGGCCGATGCGAAGCAGGAGGGCATGGCCTATGACCACCTGAGCATGGGCATCACCCCGGCGGTGTGGAACAAGATCTCCGCGCACTTCGTTTCGCGGGATTGA
- a CDS encoding acyl-CoA synthetase → MPIVHDWLARRASLAPERTALVDSLRGGRRISWAEWNDSAHRTALLLRDLGVGLGDRVAVLAYNGVETLDLVFACAKLGAVLQPLNWRLGVEELHGLLSDVAPSVICFGPEFRAQVDALRPRLHAHWVSLTDPLFCSRETLSGELPSIELEADAPWVLCSTGGSTGLPKSAVLTHGSLTANAVNTVVSWGLTQDDVALLNAPLFHTGGLNVFTLPLVYAGGASVVCRAFDVAQCFDLIDSGSVNLVFGVPTMFIEMQRHPRFDSVDFSRLKLLISGGAPCPAPVFERFFARGIAFRTGYGLTEGGPNNFFLPDAVMRSHAGFVGVPLFHVEARIDGEQRPGDVGELLLRGPHLCAGYWRRPEETARAFADGWLHTGDLASRDSRGLFRIEGRAKDLIISGGENIHPAEVESVLAGHPDVSEVAVIAVPDPKWGEVPRALVVPRPGAAPTLEALGAFCSGRLARYKLPRTLRLLEALPRTPAGKVDRRALTRLHGEP, encoded by the coding sequence ATGCCCATCGTCCACGACTGGCTGGCCCGGCGGGCTTCGCTCGCCCCGGAGCGCACTGCGCTCGTTGATTCGCTCCGGGGTGGGCGGCGCATCTCGTGGGCGGAGTGGAATGACTCCGCCCACCGGACCGCGCTGCTGCTTCGCGACCTGGGCGTGGGCCTGGGGGACCGCGTCGCGGTGCTCGCCTACAACGGCGTGGAGACTCTGGACCTCGTGTTCGCGTGCGCCAAGCTGGGCGCCGTGCTCCAGCCGCTCAACTGGCGCCTGGGCGTGGAGGAGCTCCACGGCCTGCTCTCCGATGTCGCCCCCTCCGTCATCTGCTTCGGGCCGGAGTTCCGCGCCCAGGTCGACGCCCTGCGCCCCCGGCTCCATGCTCACTGGGTCTCCCTGACGGATCCGCTCTTCTGCTCCCGCGAGACCCTGTCCGGCGAGCTGCCTTCCATCGAACTGGAGGCAGATGCTCCCTGGGTGCTGTGCTCCACCGGCGGGAGCACCGGCCTTCCGAAGTCCGCCGTGCTCACGCATGGCTCGCTCACCGCCAATGCCGTGAACACCGTCGTCAGCTGGGGCCTCACCCAGGACGACGTGGCCCTGCTCAACGCGCCCCTGTTCCACACCGGCGGCCTCAATGTCTTCACGCTGCCCCTGGTGTACGCGGGCGGTGCCTCCGTCGTGTGCCGCGCCTTCGACGTGGCGCAGTGCTTCGACCTCATCGACTCGGGCTCCGTGAACCTCGTGTTCGGCGTGCCCACCATGTTCATCGAGATGCAGCGGCATCCCCGCTTCGACTCGGTGGACTTCTCCCGCCTCAAGCTGCTCATCAGCGGCGGCGCTCCCTGTCCCGCCCCCGTCTTCGAGCGCTTCTTCGCCCGCGGCATCGCCTTCCGCACCGGCTATGGCCTCACCGAGGGCGGCCCCAACAACTTCTTCCTCCCCGACGCCGTCATGCGCTCCCACGCGGGCTTCGTCGGCGTGCCCCTCTTCCACGTCGAAGCGCGCATCGACGGTGAACAGCGCCCCGGTGACGTGGGCGAGCTGCTCCTTCGCGGCCCCCACCTGTGCGCCGGCTACTGGCGCCGCCCGGAGGAGACCGCCCGCGCCTTCGCGGACGGCTGGCTGCACACCGGCGACCTGGCCTCCCGCGACTCCCGTGGCCTCTTCCGCATCGAGGGCCGCGCCAAGGACCTCATCATCTCCGGCGGCGAGAACATCCACCCCGCCGAGGTCGAGAGCGTCCTCGCTGGCCACCCCGACGTCTCAGAGGTCGCTGTCATCGCCGTCCCCGACCCCAAGTGGGGCGAGGTCCCCCGCGCCCTCGTCGTTCCAAGGCCCGGTGCGGCCCCCACCCTGGAGGCGCTGGGGGCCTTCTGCTCGGGCCGGCTGGCCCGCTACAAGCTGCCCCGGACGCTGCGGCTCCTGGAGGCCCTGCCTCGCACCCCGGCGGGCAAGGTGGACCGGCGGGCGCTCACCCGGCTGCACGGCGAGCCCTGA
- a CDS encoding HAMP domain-containing sensor histidine kinase, with amino-acid sequence MGLLPRIYLVGVIQIVLVGVSLMLARDLLRNESWRNRFDDELSYFVEEWSTLRKDPAALQASLDRAQQRMGMRVTLRAADGTLLGNTRPDPAPALGPDELSAISSRVTRSGPRGPFPGSGSGPGRMLVVSPYPGPIQVYAAVSLPPPPPPPDGDRQTAIIVGLVLACTAITSVAFARTLAGPLEKLASAARAFGAGRLDVRAGLRRKDELGLVSEAFDEMAGRITQLLRSQKELLANVSHELRTPLSRIRVALDLAAEGDAQTARELLPDITEDLSELERLVSDVLTTSRLELVTDGASGVPPLRLERVDANALLDKAAARFHTARPKHRLEVQVDGTLPTLEADPVLLRRVLDNLLDNAGKYSEPGTTVKLHARAEGDSLQVDIQDQGIGIESEDLARVGTPFFRTDRSRARTTGGVGLGLALVRRILEAHHGRLTLESQPGQGTTARVVLPGVGAADTPDGRLAAGHLS; translated from the coding sequence ATGGGCCTGCTCCCCCGCATCTACCTGGTGGGGGTCATCCAGATCGTCCTCGTGGGCGTGTCGCTCATGCTCGCGCGCGACCTCCTGCGCAACGAGTCCTGGCGCAACCGCTTCGACGACGAGCTGTCCTACTTCGTCGAAGAGTGGTCCACCCTGCGCAAGGACCCCGCCGCGCTCCAGGCGTCGCTCGACCGTGCCCAGCAGCGCATGGGCATGCGCGTCACCCTGCGCGCCGCGGACGGGACGCTGCTCGGCAACACGCGGCCGGACCCCGCGCCCGCGCTCGGGCCCGACGAGCTCTCCGCCATCAGCTCGCGCGTCACCCGCAGTGGGCCCCGTGGACCGTTCCCCGGGTCTGGCAGCGGCCCTGGCCGCATGCTGGTGGTGAGCCCCTACCCGGGCCCCATCCAGGTCTATGCCGCCGTGTCCCTGCCCCCGCCGCCGCCCCCTCCGGACGGTGACCGGCAGACGGCCATCATCGTGGGGCTCGTGCTGGCGTGTACCGCCATCACCTCCGTCGCCTTCGCACGCACGCTCGCGGGCCCGCTGGAGAAGCTGGCGTCCGCGGCGCGCGCGTTTGGCGCCGGGCGCCTGGACGTGCGCGCGGGGCTGCGCCGCAAGGACGAACTGGGCCTGGTGTCCGAGGCCTTCGACGAGATGGCCGGCCGCATCACCCAGCTCCTGCGCTCGCAGAAGGAGTTGCTCGCCAACGTGTCGCACGAATTGCGCACGCCCCTGTCCCGCATCCGCGTGGCGCTGGACCTGGCCGCGGAGGGCGACGCGCAGACCGCGCGCGAGCTGTTGCCCGACATCACCGAGGACCTGTCGGAGCTGGAGCGCCTGGTGTCCGACGTGCTCACCACGTCCCGCCTGGAGCTGGTGACGGATGGCGCGAGCGGCGTGCCTCCCTTGCGCCTGGAGCGCGTGGACGCGAACGCGCTGCTGGACAAGGCCGCCGCCCGCTTCCACACCGCCCGGCCGAAGCACCGGCTGGAGGTCCAGGTGGACGGCACGCTGCCCACGCTGGAGGCGGATCCCGTGCTGCTGCGGCGCGTGTTGGACAACCTGCTCGACAACGCGGGGAAGTACTCGGAGCCCGGCACCACCGTGAAGCTGCATGCTCGCGCGGAGGGCGACAGCCTCCAGGTGGACATCCAGGACCAGGGCATCGGCATCGAGTCAGAAGACCTGGCGCGCGTGGGCACGCCGTTCTTCCGCACCGACCGCAGCCGCGCCCGCACCACCGGCGGCGTGGGCCTGGGGCTGGCGCTGGTGCGCCGCATCCTGGAGGCGCACCACGGCCGCCTCACGCTGGAGAGCCAGCCGGGCCAGGGCACCACCGCGCGGGTCGTGCTCCCCGGAGTGGGAGCGGCGGACACACCGGATGGCCGCCTCGCCGCGGGTCATCTTTCGTAA
- a CDS encoding ABC transporter ATP-binding protein produces the protein MDADTKRAPPVIQLKNVAKVYKSGDVEVRALRGVDFTVEPGEFVSIMGSSGSGKSTLMNILGCLDRPTSGEYLLNGREVARLDRDGLARVRNRTLGFVFQSFNLLARTTALENVELPMLYAGVPAKERRVRAKEALERVGLGARLDHHPKQLSGGQQQRVAIARALVGRPRVILADEPTGNLDSRTTVEVMALFQQLQKEGLTLVLVTHEPDVAEYTQRIVVVKDGRIVNDRRQTPHPAVVPAEEVGT, from the coding sequence ATGGACGCGGACACGAAGCGGGCACCCCCCGTCATCCAGCTGAAGAACGTGGCGAAGGTGTACAAGTCCGGCGACGTGGAGGTGCGGGCCCTGCGCGGCGTGGACTTCACGGTGGAGCCGGGGGAGTTCGTCTCCATCATGGGCTCCTCCGGTTCGGGCAAGTCCACGCTGATGAACATCCTGGGCTGCCTGGACCGGCCCACCTCCGGTGAGTACCTGCTCAACGGCCGCGAGGTGGCCCGCCTGGACCGCGACGGCCTGGCGCGCGTGCGCAACCGCACCCTGGGCTTCGTCTTCCAGAGCTTCAACCTGCTGGCGCGCACCACCGCGCTGGAGAACGTGGAGCTGCCCATGCTGTACGCGGGTGTGCCCGCCAAGGAGCGCCGCGTGCGCGCCAAGGAGGCGCTGGAGCGCGTGGGGCTGGGGGCCCGGCTGGACCATCACCCGAAGCAGCTCTCCGGCGGTCAGCAGCAGCGCGTGGCCATCGCTCGGGCGCTGGTGGGGCGGCCTCGCGTCATCCTGGCGGACGAGCCCACGGGCAACCTGGACTCGCGCACCACGGTGGAGGTGATGGCGCTGTTCCAGCAGTTGCAGAAGGAAGGCCTGACGCTGGTGCTGGTGACGCACGAGCCGGACGTGGCCGAGTACACCCAGCGCATCGTGGTGGTGAAGGACGGGCGCATCGTGAACGACAGACGCCAGACGCCGCACCCGGCGGTGGTGCCCGCCGAGGAGGTGGGGACATGA
- a CDS encoding ABC transporter permease, whose protein sequence is MNILETLVLALRALLRSKTRSVLTALGIIIGVGAVIAMVAIGDGAKASVQKVFDSMGTNLLIILPGSSKSGGARGGFGSQPTITWDDLEAVRTQVSSVRGAAPEMRSNAQVFSEDQNWNTSIIGTTTDYFTVRSWTLAKGAHFTDADNEAGAKVAVLGQTVVDNLYGKGFNPVGQVIRINKTPFTVMGVTAPKGQSPVGQDFDNTVFVPATTFKRQVQAQSLGAYITGAVFVQAASADLTAKAQADVTNLLRERHRLGEDDANDFDVRNLAEVASGQQQSTETLSLLLAAIAAVSLVVGGIGIMNIMLVSVTERTREIGVRVAVGARPRDILAQFLIEALTLAVLGGIIGAAVGLGVAKLLAAQFGWPMLVRPDVALLAIGFSGLVGVVFGLYPARKASLLDPIDALRYE, encoded by the coding sequence ATGAACATCCTGGAAACGCTCGTCCTGGCGCTGCGGGCGCTGTTGCGCTCGAAGACGCGCTCGGTGCTCACCGCGCTGGGCATCATCATCGGCGTGGGCGCGGTCATCGCCATGGTCGCCATTGGCGACGGCGCGAAGGCCAGCGTGCAGAAGGTCTTCGACTCCATGGGCACCAACCTGCTCATCATCCTGCCGGGCTCGTCCAAGTCCGGTGGCGCGCGAGGCGGCTTCGGCAGCCAGCCCACCATCACCTGGGACGACCTGGAGGCCGTGCGCACGCAGGTGTCCAGCGTGCGCGGCGCGGCGCCGGAGATGCGCTCCAACGCGCAGGTGTTCAGCGAGGACCAGAACTGGAACACCAGCATCATCGGCACCACGACGGACTACTTCACCGTGCGCAGCTGGACCCTCGCGAAGGGCGCGCACTTCACGGACGCGGACAACGAGGCGGGCGCGAAGGTGGCGGTGCTGGGCCAGACGGTGGTGGACAACCTCTACGGCAAGGGCTTCAACCCCGTGGGGCAGGTCATCCGCATCAACAAGACGCCCTTCACCGTGATGGGGGTGACGGCGCCCAAGGGCCAGTCGCCCGTGGGCCAGGACTTCGACAACACGGTGTTCGTGCCGGCCACCACGTTCAAGCGGCAGGTGCAGGCGCAGAGCCTGGGCGCGTACATCACCGGCGCGGTGTTCGTGCAGGCCGCCAGCGCGGACCTCACGGCCAAGGCGCAGGCGGACGTGACGAACCTGCTGCGCGAGCGTCACCGCCTGGGCGAGGACGACGCCAACGACTTCGACGTGCGCAACCTGGCGGAGGTGGCCAGTGGCCAGCAGCAGAGCACGGAGACGTTGAGCCTGTTGCTCGCGGCCATCGCGGCGGTGTCGCTGGTGGTGGGCGGTATCGGCATCATGAACATCATGCTGGTGAGCGTCACCGAGCGGACGCGCGAGATTGGCGTGCGCGTGGCGGTGGGCGCCAGGCCGCGAGACATCCTGGCGCAGTTCCTGATCGAGGCACTGACGCTGGCGGTGCTGGGCGGCATCATCGGCGCGGCCGTGGGCCTGGGCGTGGCGAAGCTGCTCGCCGCGCAGTTCGGCTGGCCCATGCTGGTCCGTCCTGACGTCGCGCTGCTGGCCATCGGGTTCAGCGGCCTGGTGGGGGTCGTCTTCGGGCTGTATCCGGCGCGCAAGGCGAGCCTCTTGGATCCCATTGATGCACTGAGGTACGAGTGA